Proteins from a genomic interval of Euleptes europaea isolate rEulEur1 chromosome 16, rEulEur1.hap1, whole genome shotgun sequence:
- the PCDH20 gene encoding protocadherin-20, with translation MRRPAGSQPAPRPGSSGRPAMGRRGAPARSSAGGGQESLRNLFLFLLFLGPFNCFASYSRATELFYSINEGLPAGVLIGNLAQDLQLQGVVEEEAGAEGKQQLPQQWGKTPLSFSLASQGLGSSYINLDNRTGELRTSAREIDREELCTEDNVGSSVVASSSSSPVLSSESCLLLLDVLVLPQEYFRLVKVKIAIHDVNDNAPCFPTPQIHLFVPENSPINTRLAIEHPAVDPDMGTNGVQTYHLQENYGVFTLDVEENENGERTPYLIVMGALDRETRDEYVTLISAEDGGVPPLVGSATLTIGISDINDNCPQFNETQLNVTVFGNSSTGLRIASVYATDADQGINAEITYSYSQKVPQSSRALFRLDERTGTIQLAKRISGDTPRLHRLSILANSPGCIPAVITVVVSIIKVMLRPPEIIPRFIANEAEGVVYLRELEPVNTPIAFFTIKDPDEKYKVDCYLEGDGPFRLSPYKPYHNEYLLETTKTLDFETQRHYEISVVAWNSEGFHITKIMKVNILDDNDNSPVFSQPLIELSIEENNAPNAFLTKLHATDADSGERGQISYFLGPEAPSYFSLDKVTGVLTVSTQLDREEREKYRYTVKAVDCGMPPRESIATVTISVLDKNDNSPRFINKDFSFFVPENFPGFGEIGVISVTDADIGQNGWVALSVINSSDIFVIDTGKGVLRAKVSLDREQQSSYTLWVEAVDGGDPPLSSTAKITILLLDINDNPPLVLFPQSNMSYLLVLPSTLPGSPITEVYAVDNDTGMNAVIAYSIIGRRGPRPDSFKIDAKTGNITLEESLMQNDYGLYRLLVKVSDHGYPEPLHSTVMVNLFVNDTVSNESYIESLLRKEPDINVEEKEPQISIEPTHTKVELASCMPTLVALSVISLGSITLVTGMGIYICLRKGRKYHQGDENLEVQIPLNGGLSLHMLEKKPMEISNI, from the exons ATGCGCCGCCCCGCTGGGAGCCAGCCGGCCCCGCGCCCCGGCTCCAGCGGGCGGCCGGCGATGGGGCGGCGGGGCGCGCCGGCGAGGAGCAGCGCCGGCGGCGGCCAGGAGAGCCTGCGG AATCTATTCCTTTTCCTGCTCTTCCTGGGACCTTTCAACTGTTTCGCGAGCTACAGTCGTGCCACCGAACTCTTCTATAGCATCAATGAGGGGCTGCCCGCCGGAGTCCTCATTGGGAATCTTGCCCAGGATTTACAACTTCAGGGGGTGGTAGAGGAAGAGGCAGGGGCTGAAGGGAAACAGCAGCTGCCCCAGCAATGGGGGAAAACCCCCCTCTCCTTCAGCCTTGCCTCCCAGGGATTGGGTAGTTCGTACATAAACCTGGACAATCGGACGGGAGAGCTGCGCACCTCTGCACGCGAGATTGACCGGGAGGAGCTGTGTACAGAGGATAACGTAGGGTCTTCTGTGGTTGCCTCTTCGTCTTCCTCCCCGGTACTGTCTTCTGAGTCATGCTTGCTGCTGCTGGACGTGTTGGTGTTGCCGCAGGAATATTTCCGCCTAGTCAAGGTGAAGATCGCCATCCATGATGTCAACGACAACGCGCCgtgtttccccaccccacagATACACCTCTTTGTGCCTGAGAATTCACCCATCAATACCCGCTTAGCCATTGAGCATCCGGCTGTGGATCCGGACATGGGGACAAATGGGGTCCAGACATACCACCTGCAAGAGAACTATGGGGTTTTTACGTTGGACGTTGAGGAGaatgaaaatggagaaaggaCGCCATACCTGATTGTCATGGGCGCTTTGGACAGGGAGACCAGAGATGAGTATGTCACCCTCATAAGTGCAGAGGATGGAGGAGTTCCACCACTGGTGGGCAGTGCCACCCTCACTATTGGTATCAGCGACATCAACGACAATTGTCCCCAGTTCAACGAGACTCAACTGAACGTCACTGTGTTTGGGAACTCTAGCACTGGTTTGCGCATAGCCTCTGTCTATGCTACAGATGCAGACCAGGGCATCAATGCCGAGATTACCTACTCCTATAGCCAAAAGGTACCACAGTCGTCCCGTGCTTTGTTTCGCCTTGACGAAAGGACGGGAACCATCCAGCTCGCCAAGAGGATCAGTGGGGACACGCCTCGTCTTCACAGGTTGAGCATATTGGCCAACAGTCCTGGTTGTATCCCAGCAGTGATCACTGTGGTCGTATCCATCATAAAAGTAATGCTGAGACCACCAGAAATAATTCCTCGTTTCATAGCAAATGAAGCTGAGGGGGTGGTTTACCTGAGAGAGCTGGAACCTGTTAACACACCAATAGCATTTTTTACCATAAAAGACCCGGATGAGAAATACAAAGTGGATTGCTACTTGGAAGGGGATGGACCGTTCAGATTGTCACCATACAAACCGTACCACAATGAGTACTTACTGGAAACTACAAAGACATTGGATTTTGAAACTCAGAGGCACTATGAAATATCAGTGGTTGCATGGAATTCAGAAGGATTCCACATCACTAAAATAATGAAAGTGAATATTCTGGATGATAATGACAACTCTCCTGTGTTCTCCCAACCTCTGATAGAATTATCTATTGAGGAAAATAATGCTCCTAATGCTTTTTTGACCAAGCTGCACGCAACAGATGCTGACAGCGGAGAAAGAGGACAAATATCTTATTTCCTAGGGCCTGAAGCCCCGTCGTATTTTTCTCTAGATAAAGTCACTGGAGTCCTTACAGTTTCCACTCAACTGGAtagagaagaaagagaaaaataccGCTATACCGTCAAAGCAGTAGATTGTGGAATGCCTCCCCGAGAATCGATAGCCACCGTGACCATCTCAGTTTTGGATAAAAATGATAACAGTCCAAGATTTATTAACAAGGATTTCAGTTTTTTTGTACCAGAGAACTTCCCAGGCTTTGGCGAAATTGGAGTTATAAGTGTCACAGATGCAGATATAGGGCAAAATGGATGGGTCGCCCTTTCTGTCATAAACAGCAGTGATATCTTCGTTATCGACACGGGCAAAGGGGTGTTGAGGGCAAAAGTCTCCCTGGACAGGGAACAGCAGAGTTCGTACACCTTGTGGGTTGAAGCGGTTGATGGAGGTGACCCTCCTTTGTCCTCCACGGCCAAAATAACCATCCTTTTGCTTGATATAAATGACAACCCACCGTTGGTCTTGTTCCCTCAGTCAAATATGTCTTACCTGCTAGTCCTCCCCTCTACACTGCCCGGATCTCCGATCACAGAAGTCTATGCTGTAGACAATGACACCGGTATGAACGCGGTCATCGCGTACAGTATCATCGGTAGAAGAGGCCCGCGGCCAGACTCCTTTAAAATTGATGCCAAGACCGGCAATATCACTCTGGAAGAGTCTCTCATGCAAAACGATTATGGCCTCTATCGACTTCTCGTTAAAGTGAGCGATCACGGATACCCAGAGCCGCTCCATTCCACAGTCATGGTGAACCTCTTTGTCAACGATACGGTGAGCAACGAGAGCTACATTGAAAGTCTGTTAAGGAAGGAACCGGACATAAACGTCGAGGAGAAAGAGCCACAGATTTCAATAGAGCCCACGCACACAAAAGTAGAGCTGGCATCCTGCATGCCAACCTTGGTGGCCCTATCAGTAATCAGCTTGGGTTCAATCACTCTGGTGACTGGGATGGGGATTTACATCTGCCTAAGGAAAGGGAGGAAATATCACCAAGGCGATGAAAACTTGGAAGTACAAATCCCATTAAATGGAGGCCTCAGTCTGCATATGCTCGAGAAGAAACCGATGGAGATTTCTAACATCTGA